In a genomic window of Streptomyces noursei ATCC 11455:
- a CDS encoding endo-alpha-N-acetylgalactosaminidase family protein, which produces MTAQPGPSRRQLVAATALAGVATTLPLGSRTATAAPRAGEVVLRSTALDVRVDPAFPRIVSYTDRATGAVLHGQETPVTQILVDGTAHTPRVTHRARADRATYTLALDGGTTLTAEIAVDGWQVTWRLTAIDDTPALRVGTLQIPGLALLSVRSDQPGAHLLAACLQLDKATSGDTLVRVTPDTPAEPAPTGCAYAVVATDQLAAGIETNTVYDTPTAATSWENGRLWRQTLRGDGYLKAQLAPGQWTHRAAGQPTDATEPLPYATVVLTRDRNGDGRTDWQDAALALRAIMVEPLGADEQHLRVVPHIPFNFASQATNPFLATLDNVKRIALATDGLRQFTLLKGYQSEGHDSAHPDYGGNYNARAGGLADLNTLLRAGKKWHSDFAVHVNATESYPVAHAFSETLVDKDDKQWDWLDQSYRINARHDLTAGTIAARFAQLRKETDPALNTVYLDVFRESGWNSDRLQRHLRDQGWQIATEWGHGLERSALWSHWANETDYGPDTSRGINSRLIRFLRNHQKDVFADKWPTLLGAPRMGNFEGWTGKNDWHAFHTIVWNDALPAKYLQAYPIRTWTDHEITFEGPTRTAVTDTDGTRRITTDGRLVYDGGSYLLPWEPRRATDPTKLYHYNPRGGQSSWRLPRGWSGTPAVHAYRLTDQGRTDRTRIPVTDGQITLTARPGTAYVVYRTEAPTPPDPHWGEGTPLADPGFHAGDLAAWQTTGPATVEINDRGDYELVIGPGAAATVAQRLARLAPGDYAASVQVEVGATAGERRRAGLTVRTADGVTATNWTDTSTATNHVAADRKTGTRFQRMTTRFTVPDGGGPATLALTAAPGRARIRFDNVRVVAAPRPTTPPGTPGTPATLVHEDFAHVPQGWGPFVKGDAGGSTDPRTHLAQRHAPYTQRGWNGKAIDDVIDGGQSLKSRGENTGLVYRTVPHTVRFTPGRRYRVTFRYENEKAGQYAWITAVDEPTARELRRQPLPVATRPTTLAYEFTAPQSGDAWVGLRKTGGDGTAEFVLDAFHVTEA; this is translated from the coding sequence GTGACCGCACAGCCAGGGCCCAGCCGCAGACAACTCGTCGCCGCCACCGCACTCGCCGGCGTCGCCACCACCCTCCCCCTCGGCAGCCGCACCGCGACCGCCGCCCCGCGCGCCGGCGAGGTGGTCCTGCGCTCCACCGCGCTGGACGTCCGCGTCGACCCCGCCTTCCCCCGCATCGTCTCCTACACCGACCGCGCCACCGGCGCCGTCCTGCACGGCCAGGAGACCCCCGTCACCCAGATCCTCGTCGACGGCACCGCGCACACCCCCCGCGTCACCCACCGGGCCCGCGCCGACCGCGCCACCTACACCCTCGCCCTCGACGGCGGCACCACCCTCACCGCCGAGATCGCCGTCGACGGCTGGCAGGTCACCTGGCGCCTGACCGCCATCGACGACACCCCCGCGCTGCGCGTCGGCACCCTCCAGATACCCGGCCTCGCCCTGCTCAGCGTCCGCAGCGACCAACCCGGCGCCCACCTCCTCGCCGCCTGCCTCCAACTCGACAAGGCCACCAGCGGCGACACCCTCGTCCGCGTCACCCCCGACACCCCCGCCGAGCCCGCCCCCACCGGCTGCGCCTACGCCGTCGTCGCCACCGACCAGCTCGCCGCCGGCATCGAGACCAACACCGTCTACGACACCCCCACCGCTGCCACCAGCTGGGAGAACGGCCGACTCTGGCGGCAGACCCTGCGCGGCGACGGCTACCTCAAGGCCCAACTCGCCCCCGGCCAATGGACCCACCGCGCCGCCGGCCAACCCACCGACGCCACCGAACCCCTCCCGTACGCCACCGTCGTCCTCACCCGCGACCGCAACGGCGACGGCCGCACCGACTGGCAGGACGCCGCCCTCGCACTGCGCGCCATCATGGTCGAGCCGCTCGGCGCCGACGAACAGCACCTCCGCGTCGTCCCGCACATCCCCTTCAACTTCGCCAGCCAGGCCACCAACCCGTTCCTCGCCACCCTCGACAACGTCAAACGGATCGCCCTGGCCACCGACGGCCTGCGCCAGTTCACCCTCCTCAAGGGCTACCAGTCCGAAGGCCACGACTCCGCCCACCCCGACTACGGCGGCAACTACAACGCGCGCGCCGGCGGCCTGGCCGACCTCAACACCCTGCTCCGCGCCGGGAAGAAGTGGCACAGCGACTTCGCCGTCCACGTCAACGCCACCGAGTCCTACCCCGTCGCGCACGCCTTCTCTGAGACGCTCGTCGACAAGGACGACAAGCAGTGGGACTGGCTCGACCAGTCCTACCGGATCAACGCCCGCCACGACCTGACCGCCGGCACCATCGCCGCCCGCTTCGCCCAGCTCCGCAAGGAGACCGACCCCGCCCTGAACACCGTCTACCTCGACGTCTTCCGCGAATCCGGCTGGAACTCCGACCGCCTCCAACGCCATCTGCGCGACCAGGGCTGGCAGATCGCCACCGAATGGGGCCACGGCCTGGAACGCTCCGCCCTGTGGTCGCACTGGGCCAACGAGACCGACTACGGCCCCGACACCTCCCGCGGCATCAACTCCCGCCTCATCCGCTTCCTCCGCAACCACCAGAAGGACGTCTTCGCCGACAAGTGGCCCACCCTCCTCGGCGCCCCCCGCATGGGCAACTTCGAGGGCTGGACCGGCAAGAACGACTGGCACGCCTTCCACACCATCGTCTGGAACGACGCCCTGCCCGCCAAATACCTCCAGGCGTACCCCATCCGCACCTGGACCGACCACGAGATCACCTTCGAGGGCCCCACCCGCACCGCCGTCACCGACACCGACGGCACCCGCCGCATCACCACCGACGGCCGCCTCGTCTACGACGGCGGCAGCTACCTGCTGCCCTGGGAACCCCGCCGCGCCACCGACCCCACCAAGCTCTACCACTACAACCCCCGTGGCGGACAGAGCAGTTGGCGGCTCCCCCGCGGCTGGTCGGGCACCCCTGCGGTCCACGCCTACCGGCTCACCGACCAGGGCCGCACCGACCGGACCCGGATCCCCGTCACCGACGGGCAGATCACCCTCACCGCCCGCCCCGGCACCGCCTACGTCGTCTACCGCACCGAGGCCCCCACCCCACCCGACCCCCACTGGGGCGAGGGCACCCCCCTGGCCGACCCCGGCTTCCACGCCGGCGACCTCGCCGCCTGGCAGACCACCGGCCCCGCCACCGTCGAGATCAACGACCGCGGCGACTACGAACTCGTCATCGGCCCCGGCGCCGCCGCCACCGTCGCCCAACGCCTGGCCCGCCTCGCCCCCGGCGACTACGCCGCCTCCGTCCAGGTCGAGGTCGGCGCCACGGCGGGGGAGCGGCGCCGCGCCGGCCTGACGGTCCGCACCGCCGACGGCGTCACCGCCACCAACTGGACCGACACCTCCACCGCCACCAACCACGTCGCCGCCGACCGCAAGACCGGCACCCGCTTCCAGCGCATGACCACCCGCTTCACCGTGCCCGACGGCGGCGGCCCCGCCACCCTCGCCCTCACCGCCGCCCCCGGCCGGGCCCGGATCCGCTTCGACAACGTCCGCGTCGTCGCCGCGCCCCGACCCACCACCCCGCCCGGCACCCCCGGCACCCCCGCCACCCTCGTCCACGAAGACTTCGCGCACGTCCCCCAGGGCTGGGGCCCGTTCGTCAAGGGCGACGCCGGCGGCTCCACCGACCCCCGCACCCACCTCGCCCAGCGCCACGCCCCCTACACCCAGCGCGGCTGGAATGGGAAGGCGATCGACGACGTCATCGACGGCGGCCAGTCCCTGAAGTCCCGCGGCGAGAACACCGGCCTGGTCTACCGCACCGTCCCGCACACCGTCCGCTTCACCCCCGGCCGCCGCTACCGCGTCACCTTCCGCTACGAGAACGAGAAGGCCGGCCAGTACGCCTGGATCACCGCCGTCGACGAGCCCACCGCCCGCGAACTGCGCCGGCAGCCGCTGCCCGTCGCCACCCGACCCACCACCCTCGCCTACGAGTTCACCGCGCCCCAGAGCGGCGACGCCTGGGTCGGCCTGCGCAAGACCGGCGGCGACGGCACCGCCGAGTTCGTCCTCGACGCCTTCCACGTCACTGAGGCGTGA
- a CDS encoding beta-galactosidase has protein sequence MRFAVGERDFEVDGRPVRLLSGALHYFRVHEAQWGHRLAMLRAMGLNCVETYVPWNWHEPRPGEVRDVGALGRFLDAAGAAGLWAIVRPGPYICAEWENGGLPAWLTGALGRRVRTRDAAFLRAVDGWWEVLLPQVVARQCDRGGPVVLVQVENEYGSYGSDAAYLAHLAGRLRGLGVTVPLCTSDGAEDHMLTGGSVPGVLATVNFGAGARAAFAALRRHRARGPLMCMEFWCGWFAHWGRTGVPRAARDAAEALREVLECGASVNVYMAHGGTSFGGWAGANRAGEVQDGALLPTVTSYDYGAPVDERGRPTEKFWRMREVLARFAEGPLPAVPEPEPVVAGPLEVALSGWLSADAVVAALGDPEVCAGVPPTFEELGVDRGVVRYRVAVPGPRAAYPLRVSGLRDLATVYVDGVRAGVLTEDEPVLAGPVAGPAEVELWAESLGRVNYGPRLGEAKGITGGVLHERQYLHGVRAQGLRLAVLDGAAGAAAVAGLGFGAPAAGARGLHRGTVTVPVGGVGDAVLELEGWTRGFAWVGGFPVGRYWSAGPQRGLFVPGPVLREGVNEVLVLELEGPEGADGAAGAPRLVP, from the coding sequence GTGCGGTTTGCCGTTGGGGAGCGGGACTTCGAGGTGGACGGGCGGCCGGTGCGGCTGCTGTCGGGGGCGTTGCACTACTTCCGGGTGCACGAGGCGCAGTGGGGGCATCGGCTGGCGATGTTGCGGGCGATGGGGCTGAACTGTGTGGAGACGTACGTGCCGTGGAACTGGCACGAGCCGCGGCCGGGCGAGGTGCGGGACGTCGGGGCGCTGGGGCGGTTCCTGGACGCGGCGGGGGCGGCGGGGTTGTGGGCGATCGTGCGGCCGGGTCCGTACATCTGCGCGGAGTGGGAGAACGGGGGGTTGCCGGCGTGGTTGACGGGGGCGTTGGGGCGGCGGGTGCGGACCCGGGACGCGGCGTTCCTGCGGGCGGTGGACGGTTGGTGGGAGGTGCTGTTGCCGCAGGTGGTGGCGCGGCAGTGCGACCGGGGTGGGCCGGTGGTGCTGGTCCAGGTGGAGAACGAGTACGGGTCGTACGGGTCGGATGCCGCGTATCTGGCGCATCTGGCGGGGCGGTTGCGCGGGTTGGGGGTGACGGTGCCGCTGTGTACGTCGGACGGGGCGGAGGACCACATGCTGACCGGCGGGAGCGTGCCGGGGGTGTTGGCGACGGTGAATTTCGGGGCGGGGGCGCGGGCGGCGTTCGCGGCGTTGCGCCGGCATCGGGCGCGGGGGCCGTTGATGTGCATGGAGTTCTGGTGCGGGTGGTTCGCGCACTGGGGGCGGACGGGGGTGCCGCGGGCGGCGCGGGACGCGGCGGAGGCGCTGCGGGAGGTGTTGGAGTGCGGGGCGTCGGTGAATGTGTACATGGCGCACGGCGGGACGAGCTTCGGTGGTTGGGCGGGGGCGAACCGGGCGGGTGAGGTGCAGGACGGGGCGTTGTTGCCGACGGTGACGTCGTACGACTACGGGGCGCCGGTGGACGAGCGGGGGCGTCCGACGGAGAAGTTCTGGCGGATGCGGGAGGTACTGGCCCGGTTCGCGGAGGGGCCGCTGCCGGCGGTGCCGGAGCCGGAGCCGGTGGTGGCGGGGCCGCTGGAGGTGGCGCTGTCGGGGTGGCTGTCGGCGGATGCGGTGGTGGCGGCGTTGGGGGATCCGGAGGTGTGCGCGGGGGTGCCGCCGACGTTCGAGGAGTTGGGGGTGGATCGGGGGGTGGTGCGGTATCGGGTGGCGGTGCCGGGTCCGCGTGCGGCGTACCCGTTGCGGGTGTCCGGCCTGCGGGACCTCGCCACCGTGTACGTGGACGGGGTGCGGGCCGGTGTGCTCACGGAGGACGAGCCGGTCCTCGCGGGGCCGGTCGCGGGGCCGGCGGAGGTGGAACTGTGGGCGGAGTCGCTGGGGCGGGTCAATTACGGGCCGCGGCTGGGTGAGGCGAAGGGCATCACGGGCGGGGTGCTGCACGAGCGGCAGTATCTGCACGGGGTGCGGGCGCAGGGGTTGCGGCTGGCGGTGCTGGACGGGGCGGCGGGGGCCGCGGCGGTGGCCGGCCTGGGGTTCGGTGCGCCGGCGGCGGGGGCGCGGGGGTTGCACCGGGGCACGGTGACGGTGCCGGTGGGCGGGGTGGGGGATGCGGTGCTGGAGTTGGAGGGGTGGACGCGGGGGTTCGCGTGGGTGGGGGGTTTTCCGGTGGGGCGGTACTGGTCGGCGGGGCCGCAGCGGGGGTTGTTCGTGCCGGGCCCGGTGTTGCGGGAGGGGGTGAACGAGGTGTTGGTGCTGGAGCTGGAGGGGCCGGAGGGCGCCGACGGGGCCGCGGGGGCGCCGCGGCTGGTGCCGTGA
- a CDS encoding helix-turn-helix domain-containing protein, with protein MYHTWMRYFTPSPLHHRLGLVCLGVGLQHGTLPPVGPRTLDHHVAVVISAGRGWLTTPDGHRRTVTAPALLWLLPDVPHHYGADPDTGWDESFVDFTGPAAATYTELGYIDPHHPLVPLADTGPARTAIGRIARAARRDNPLLDVETAAAVHELLVALRRARADTDADGEPVLAALARDAFLPLSVAEHAARHGMTPAELRTAVRRGAGCSPKDYLLGIRLGRAKELLVATELPVAAVARRVGYDDPAYFSRLFTRRVGLAPARFRDRQHRRVPGGWSTRIPDPAHPPRVE; from the coding sequence ATGTACCACACCTGGATGCGCTACTTCACCCCCAGCCCGCTCCACCACCGGCTCGGCCTGGTCTGCCTGGGCGTCGGCCTGCAACACGGCACCCTGCCCCCCGTCGGACCCCGCACCCTCGACCACCACGTCGCCGTCGTCATCAGCGCCGGCCGCGGCTGGCTCACCACCCCCGACGGCCACCGCCGCACCGTCACCGCCCCCGCCCTCCTCTGGCTCCTCCCCGACGTCCCCCACCACTACGGCGCCGACCCCGACACCGGCTGGGACGAAAGCTTCGTCGACTTCACCGGCCCCGCCGCCGCCACCTACACCGAACTCGGCTACATCGACCCGCACCACCCCCTCGTCCCGCTCGCCGACACCGGCCCCGCCCGCACCGCGATCGGCCGCATCGCCCGAGCCGCACGCCGCGACAACCCCCTCCTGGACGTCGAGACCGCCGCCGCCGTCCACGAACTCCTCGTCGCCCTGCGCCGCGCCCGCGCCGACACCGACGCCGACGGCGAACCCGTCCTGGCCGCCCTCGCCCGCGACGCCTTCCTCCCGCTCTCGGTCGCCGAACACGCCGCCCGCCACGGCATGACCCCCGCCGAACTGCGCACCGCGGTACGCCGCGGAGCCGGCTGCAGCCCCAAGGACTACCTCCTCGGCATCCGCCTGGGCCGCGCCAAGGAACTCCTCGTCGCCACCGAACTCCCCGTCGCCGCCGTCGCCCGCCGCGTCGGCTACGACGACCCCGCCTACTTCAGCCGCCTGTTCACCCGCCGCGTCGGCCTCGCCCCGGCCCGCTTCCGCGACCGCCAGCACCGCCGCGTCCCCGGCGGCTGGTCGACCCGGATACCCGACCCCGCCCACCCCCCGAGGGTGGAATGA
- the pepN gene encoding aminopeptidase N produces the protein MPVLKRPEAEARAQLLHVDHYEIALDLTHGDEEFASRTTVHFTARTAGDTFVEIRPATLHTATLDGHPLDPAALDDNRLPLTGLTPGPHELRLDATMRYSRTGEGMHRFTDPADGESYVYTQLFMDDVQRVFGAFDQPDLKATFALTVTAPPTWTVLANGRTEQLPDGTWQAATTPRISTYLVAVAGGPWHSVRTEHAGLPFGIHCRASLAPHLDADAEEILDLTRRCYDRYHQIFQEPYPFDSYDQAFVPEFNAGAMENPGLVTFRDEFVFRSAVTDTERQTRGMVIAHEMAHMWFGDLVTLQWWDDIWLNESFAEYMGYQVLSEATRFTDTWTDFAIARKGWGYDADQRPSTHPVAPAPRDVPDTASALLNFDGISYAKGASALRQLVAWMGEKDFLAGINDHFARHRFGNATLADFIDSLARSTDRDVHAWAERWLRTTGVDTLTPAVAEEPGTWHLDIAHTGNRPHRIAVGAYDPDPGHPDRLALRDRFDVDIPADGHPARHTFPQAAPALVVLNDGDLTYAKVRFDAASWETAARALSGLPDPLTRAVVWNAARDLVRDGELPPTAYLDAARAHLPHETDLAIVQGVLAFARTQIADRYLPSPTPTTPPAQGAPRTARHTALTTLTALSRDLLRRTEGPGHGPEAGLRLTAVRAFVDSATGPESIQEWLHDGSVPGGPDLDHELRWRILGRLATLGATTEDAIAAELARDQSATGQEGAARCRAALPDPAAKQAAWDALFTTDEESALSNYLFTATAAGFWAPEQQDLLRPYVARYFAEVPALAARRGPALAKAAGRHAFPAVLVEDATLHHGERCLAEGDPTPALRRTLDDQLDDLRRALKVRAADAQR, from the coding sequence ATGCCCGTACTGAAGCGCCCCGAAGCCGAAGCCCGCGCCCAACTGCTCCACGTCGACCACTACGAGATCGCCCTCGACCTCACCCACGGCGACGAGGAGTTCGCCTCCCGCACCACCGTCCACTTCACCGCCCGCACCGCCGGCGACACCTTCGTCGAGATCAGACCCGCCACACTCCACACCGCCACCCTCGACGGCCACCCCCTGGACCCCGCCGCCCTCGACGACAACCGCCTGCCGCTGACCGGCCTGACCCCCGGCCCCCACGAACTGCGCCTCGACGCCACCATGCGCTACTCCCGCACCGGCGAGGGCATGCACCGCTTCACCGACCCCGCCGACGGCGAGAGCTACGTCTACACCCAGCTCTTCATGGACGACGTCCAACGCGTCTTCGGCGCCTTCGACCAGCCCGACCTCAAGGCCACCTTCGCGCTGACCGTCACCGCCCCGCCCACCTGGACCGTGCTCGCCAACGGCCGCACCGAACAACTCCCCGACGGCACCTGGCAGGCCGCCACCACCCCGCGCATCAGCACCTACCTCGTCGCCGTCGCCGGCGGCCCCTGGCACTCCGTCCGCACCGAACACGCCGGCCTCCCGTTCGGCATCCACTGCCGGGCCAGCCTCGCCCCCCACCTCGACGCCGACGCCGAGGAGATCCTCGACCTCACCCGCCGCTGCTACGACCGCTACCACCAGATCTTCCAGGAGCCCTACCCCTTCGACTCCTACGACCAGGCGTTCGTCCCCGAGTTCAACGCCGGCGCCATGGAGAACCCCGGCCTGGTCACCTTCCGCGACGAATTCGTCTTCCGCTCCGCCGTCACCGACACCGAGCGCCAGACCCGCGGCATGGTCATCGCGCACGAGATGGCCCACATGTGGTTCGGCGACCTCGTCACCCTCCAGTGGTGGGACGACATCTGGCTGAACGAGTCCTTCGCCGAGTACATGGGCTACCAGGTGCTCTCCGAAGCCACCCGCTTCACCGACACCTGGACCGACTTCGCCATCGCCCGCAAGGGCTGGGGCTACGACGCCGACCAGCGCCCCTCCACCCACCCCGTCGCCCCGGCCCCCCGGGACGTCCCCGACACCGCCTCCGCCCTCCTCAACTTCGACGGCATCTCCTACGCCAAGGGCGCCTCCGCACTGCGCCAACTCGTCGCCTGGATGGGGGAGAAGGACTTCCTCGCCGGCATCAACGACCACTTCGCCCGACACCGCTTCGGCAACGCCACCCTCGCCGACTTCATCGACTCCCTGGCCCGCTCCACCGACCGCGACGTCCACGCCTGGGCCGAACGCTGGCTGCGCACCACCGGCGTCGACACCCTCACCCCGGCCGTCGCCGAGGAACCCGGCACCTGGCACCTGGACATCGCACACACCGGCAACCGCCCGCACCGCATCGCCGTCGGCGCCTACGACCCGGACCCCGGCCACCCCGACCGGCTTGCCCTGCGCGACCGCTTCGACGTGGACATCCCGGCCGACGGCCACCCCGCCCGCCACACCTTCCCCCAGGCCGCCCCCGCCCTCGTCGTCCTCAACGACGGCGACCTCACCTACGCCAAGGTCCGCTTCGACGCCGCCTCCTGGGAAACCGCCGCCCGCGCCCTGTCCGGACTGCCCGACCCGCTGACCCGCGCCGTCGTCTGGAACGCCGCCCGCGACCTGGTCCGCGACGGCGAACTGCCGCCCACCGCCTACCTGGACGCCGCCCGCGCCCACCTCCCGCACGAGACCGACCTCGCCATCGTCCAGGGCGTCCTCGCCTTCGCCCGCACCCAGATCGCCGACCGCTACCTCCCCTCCCCGACACCCACCACCCCGCCCGCACAGGGCGCCCCCCGCACCGCCCGACACACCGCCCTGACCACGCTCACCGCCCTCAGCCGCGACCTCCTGCGCCGCACCGAAGGCCCCGGCCACGGCCCCGAAGCCGGACTGCGGCTGACCGCCGTCCGCGCTTTCGTCGACAGCGCCACCGGCCCCGAGAGCATCCAGGAATGGCTCCACGACGGCAGCGTCCCCGGCGGCCCCGACCTCGACCACGAACTGCGCTGGCGCATCCTCGGCCGGCTCGCCACCCTCGGTGCCACCACCGAGGACGCCATCGCCGCCGAACTCGCCCGCGACCAGAGCGCCACCGGCCAGGAGGGCGCCGCCCGCTGCCGCGCCGCACTCCCCGACCCGGCCGCCAAACAGGCCGCCTGGGACGCCCTGTTCACCACCGACGAGGAGTCCGCACTCTCCAACTACCTCTTCACCGCCACCGCCGCCGGCTTCTGGGCCCCCGAGCAGCAGGACCTGCTCCGCCCCTACGTCGCCCGCTACTTCGCCGAGGTCCCCGCCCTCGCCGCCCGCCGCGGACCCGCCCTCGCCAAGGCCGCCGGACGCCACGCCTTCCCCGCCGTCCTCGTCGAGGACGCCACCCTCCACCACGGCGAGCGCTGCCTGGCCGAGGGCGACCCGACACCGGCCCTGCGACGCACCCTCGACGACCAACTCGACGACCTGCGCCGGGCGTTGAAGGTGCGGGCGGCCGACGCGCAGCGGTAG
- a CDS encoding pyridoxal phosphate-dependent decarboxylase family protein — protein MSVAPAGTALAGGTDGPRALRPFLDTVLDALTTGAQDRSGPLPPGGPDAVARAVRDACLPLLPEQGAGPHTALRTLVHTLAAGAADPADPHCAAHLHCPPLALATAADLAAGALNPSMDSWDQAPAASELEVLTARALAGLVYPAADQPDALVTTGGTESNQLAVLLAREAPRPPHTTGPLRIVCGANAHHSIHRAAWLLGLPEPVTLPTPDGTLDPATVHTCLAELAGRTGQVLLTATAGTTDAGALDPLPALADLADQYGARFHIDASYGGPLLFSDTHRTALTGLDRAHTVTLDLHKLGWQPVAAGLLAVPTPTTLTPLAHQADYLNADDDTEAGLPDLLGRSLRTTRRPDILKIAVTLKALGRQGLGDLVDRTLTAARTLADLIDAHPGYELHSRPTLTTVLFRPRGADDTTLATIRRTLLTEGHAVLGRATTPTGLWLKATLLNPHTQPGDLTTLLKLVEGHTPR, from the coding sequence ATGTCAGTCGCCCCTGCCGGCACCGCCCTCGCAGGCGGCACCGACGGCCCCCGCGCACTCCGCCCCTTCCTCGACACCGTCCTCGACGCCCTCACCACCGGCGCCCAGGACCGCTCCGGCCCCCTCCCACCCGGCGGCCCGGACGCCGTCGCCCGGGCCGTCCGCGACGCCTGCCTCCCCCTCCTCCCCGAACAGGGCGCCGGCCCGCACACCGCACTGCGCACCCTCGTCCACACCCTCGCCGCCGGCGCTGCCGACCCCGCCGACCCGCACTGCGCCGCCCACCTGCACTGCCCCCCACTGGCCCTGGCCACCGCGGCCGACCTCGCCGCCGGCGCCCTCAACCCCTCGATGGACTCCTGGGACCAGGCCCCGGCCGCCTCCGAACTCGAAGTCCTCACCGCCCGCGCCCTCGCCGGCCTCGTCTACCCCGCGGCCGACCAGCCCGACGCCCTGGTCACCACCGGCGGCACCGAGTCCAACCAACTCGCCGTCCTGCTCGCCCGCGAAGCCCCCCGCCCACCGCACACCACCGGCCCCCTACGGATCGTCTGCGGCGCCAACGCCCACCACAGCATCCACCGCGCCGCCTGGCTCCTCGGCCTCCCCGAGCCCGTCACCCTCCCCACCCCCGACGGCACCCTCGACCCCGCCACCGTCCACACCTGCCTCGCCGAACTCGCCGGACGCACCGGTCAGGTACTCCTCACCGCCACCGCCGGCACCACCGACGCCGGCGCCCTCGACCCCCTCCCGGCCCTCGCCGACCTCGCCGACCAATACGGCGCCCGCTTCCACATCGACGCCTCCTACGGCGGCCCGCTCCTCTTCAGCGACACCCACCGCACCGCCCTGACCGGCCTCGACCGCGCCCACACCGTCACCCTCGACCTGCACAAACTCGGCTGGCAACCCGTCGCCGCCGGCCTCCTCGCCGTACCCACCCCGACCACCCTCACCCCCCTCGCCCACCAGGCCGACTACCTCAACGCCGACGACGACACCGAAGCCGGCCTCCCCGACCTCCTGGGCCGCTCCCTGCGCACCACCCGGCGCCCCGACATCCTCAAGATCGCCGTCACCCTCAAGGCCCTCGGCCGCCAGGGCCTGGGCGACCTCGTCGACCGCACCCTCACCGCCGCCCGCACCCTCGCCGACCTCATCGACGCTCACCCCGGCTACGAACTCCACTCCCGCCCCACCCTCACCACCGTCCTCTTCCGCCCCCGCGGCGCCGACGACACCACCCTCGCCACCATCCGCCGCACCCTGCTCACCGAAGGCCACGCCGTCCTCGGCCGTGCCACCACCCCCACCGGCCTCTGGCTCAAAGCCACCCTCCTCAACCCCCACACCCAACCCGGAGACCTCACCACCCTCCTCAAACTCGTGGAAGGCCACACCCCCCGATGA